In one Corallococcus sp. EGB genomic region, the following are encoded:
- a CDS encoding M48 family metallopeptidase: protein MASSRKSRGFVPSYVLPALLLFALPLFGLWFSGHASDRIDAQVLEVVEKQIGLDTQLSAEDRQEALAFYRAVPASAACLSEDEELAGYRRNLGSTCSDMKQFGWAHLASWGLLGLGLASTLVALLCGLAAFISRPFQYGSFVVGWLVLRITSALQVMGQGVLVVWLSFWVTALWTQRYYPKLIGGVGIMAAIAIFAVVVAIFRRPPMDFDVEAEEVPPERAPELWDCVRRLCKRLQTSPPDHILAGIDTNFFVTENDVRVNGRTLSGRTLFVSLSLLRLLERSEAEAVLAHEMGHLLGGDTGHGKRLAPMLMHFSHYLQTLYEGGVTRPVFYFMAAYRGLFELSLGRSRRASELAADRLAAGVTSGQDIARSLVKVGAYASFRDRVEAKLFAQDEQHQSVAIAQRVAHGFSEYAQSDAVHDDLQVAVTPHPFDSHPPLGARMENVGVHLTPADMAQVLLEPVESSWVEAFVDAEAIEARLWGVYEERFSEAHDLSLAYRYEPSTEEERQHVEKHFPALTFEGKDASYQVRLDYAQVSCSEWEHPIEFDRIASATTADRMFKKYLDLQVSGEGLFKGKRSICLSKLKDHEAALEAVGRYLGRHRFMKEHRSKSDAA from the coding sequence ATGGCCTCCTCTCGAAAATCCCGTGGTTTCGTCCCGAGCTACGTGCTGCCCGCGCTGCTGCTGTTCGCCCTGCCGCTGTTCGGACTCTGGTTCTCCGGTCACGCCTCCGACCGCATCGACGCTCAGGTGCTGGAGGTCGTCGAGAAGCAGATTGGCCTCGACACGCAGTTGAGCGCGGAGGACCGCCAGGAGGCGCTCGCCTTCTACCGCGCGGTCCCCGCGTCCGCGGCCTGTCTGAGCGAGGACGAGGAGCTGGCGGGCTACCGCAGGAACCTGGGCAGCACGTGCTCGGACATGAAGCAGTTCGGGTGGGCGCACCTGGCCTCGTGGGGCCTGCTGGGGCTCGGGCTGGCCTCCACGCTGGTCGCGCTCCTGTGCGGCCTGGCCGCGTTCATCTCGCGCCCCTTCCAGTACGGCAGCTTCGTGGTGGGCTGGCTCGTGCTGCGCATCACCAGCGCGCTCCAGGTGATGGGGCAGGGCGTGCTGGTGGTGTGGCTCTCCTTCTGGGTGACCGCGCTCTGGACCCAGCGCTACTACCCGAAGCTCATCGGTGGTGTGGGCATCATGGCGGCGATCGCCATCTTCGCGGTGGTGGTGGCCATCTTCCGCCGCCCGCCCATGGACTTCGACGTGGAGGCGGAGGAGGTCCCTCCGGAACGCGCCCCGGAGCTGTGGGACTGCGTGCGCCGGCTGTGCAAGCGGCTCCAGACGTCGCCGCCCGACCACATCCTCGCGGGCATCGACACCAACTTCTTCGTCACCGAGAACGACGTGCGCGTGAACGGGCGCACCCTCTCCGGCCGCACGCTCTTCGTGAGCCTGTCCCTGCTGCGCCTGCTGGAGCGCTCGGAGGCGGAGGCCGTCCTGGCGCACGAGATGGGGCACCTGCTGGGCGGCGACACCGGGCACGGCAAGCGGCTGGCGCCCATGCTCATGCACTTCAGCCACTACCTGCAGACGCTCTACGAGGGCGGGGTGACGCGCCCTGTCTTCTATTTCATGGCGGCCTACCGCGGGCTCTTCGAGCTCTCCCTGGGCCGCAGCCGCCGCGCCAGCGAGCTCGCCGCGGACCGGCTGGCGGCGGGCGTCACGTCGGGGCAGGACATCGCGCGTTCGCTGGTGAAGGTGGGCGCGTACGCGAGCTTCCGGGACCGCGTGGAGGCGAAGCTCTTCGCCCAGGACGAGCAGCACCAGTCGGTGGCCATCGCGCAGCGGGTCGCGCACGGCTTCTCCGAGTACGCCCAGTCCGATGCGGTGCACGACGACCTGCAGGTCGCCGTGACGCCCCATCCGTTCGATTCCCACCCGCCCCTGGGCGCGCGCATGGAGAACGTGGGCGTCCACCTGACGCCCGCGGACATGGCGCAGGTGCTCCTGGAGCCCGTGGAGTCCTCGTGGGTGGAGGCCTTCGTGGACGCGGAGGCCATCGAGGCGCGGCTGTGGGGCGTCTACGAGGAGCGCTTCTCCGAGGCCCACGACCTGTCGCTCGCCTACCGCTACGAGCCGTCCACGGAGGAGGAGCGGCAGCACGTGGAGAAGCACTTCCCGGCGCTCACCTTCGAGGGCAAGGACGCCAGCTACCAGGTGCGGCTGGATTACGCGCAGGTGAGCTGCTCGGAGTGGGAGCATCCCATTGAGTTCGACCGGATCGCCTCCGCCACCACCGCCGACCGCATGTTCAAGAAGTACCTGGACCTCCAGGTCTCCGGCGAGGGCCTCTTCAAGGGCAAACGCTCCATCTGCCTGAGCAAGCTGAAGGACCACGAGGCGGCGCTGGAGGCCGTCGGGCGCTACCTGGGACGGCACCGCTTCATGAAGGAGCACCGCTCCAAGTCAGACGCCGCCTGA
- a CDS encoding SMI1/KNR4 family protein produces the protein MRSTSGPRTRLDIDRGGDESEELPAGLVPFARDGGGGVWYLDVEDDLKKGVGAVFYLHMSETYGDTRYIAASYDELLQRVAEGLHPHDVPSFDELASRKAPKNVRVPGIKGEVDVERVHASTGSPAVVTVHDDARCEGGFVARAGTCVYMTEAGRITYVTLAERAVVDGISCAEGTALAIHPETGRPLKFTPTEPVVVEGLPLAPFQEVSVSPGVSGVLARDHDVDGLPLAGGTRVALLMEKIHSGTLRADATVAGTALPAGTWFELVADRLFRTRPPAA, from the coding sequence ATGCGCAGCACCTCCGGGCCGCGCACGCGCCTCGACATCGACAGGGGCGGTGATGAGAGCGAGGAGCTGCCCGCCGGTCTGGTTCCCTTCGCCCGGGATGGGGGCGGCGGCGTCTGGTACCTCGACGTCGAGGATGACTTGAAGAAGGGCGTGGGGGCCGTCTTCTATCTCCACATGAGCGAAACGTACGGCGACACCCGCTACATCGCGGCCTCCTACGATGAGCTCCTGCAGCGCGTCGCGGAGGGTCTGCATCCGCATGACGTGCCCTCGTTCGATGAGCTCGCGTCGCGGAAGGCGCCGAAGAACGTGCGCGTGCCGGGCATCAAAGGCGAGGTGGACGTCGAGCGTGTCCACGCGAGCACCGGCAGCCCCGCGGTCGTGACCGTGCACGACGACGCGCGCTGCGAGGGAGGCTTCGTGGCCCGGGCGGGCACGTGCGTCTACATGACCGAGGCGGGCCGCATCACGTACGTCACCCTGGCCGAGCGCGCGGTCGTGGACGGCATCTCGTGCGCCGAGGGCACGGCTCTCGCCATTCATCCCGAGACAGGGCGCCCGCTGAAGTTCACCCCCACGGAGCCCGTCGTCGTCGAAGGCCTCCCGCTGGCCCCCTTCCAAGAGGTCTCGGTCTCCCCCGGGGTGAGCGGCGTGCTGGCCCGCGACCACGACGTGGACGGGCTCCCCCTGGCCGGTGGCACCCGGGTAGCGCTGCTCATGGAGAAGATCCACAGCGGCACGCTGCGGGCCGACGCGACCGTGGCGGGGACCGCGCTTCCCGCTGGCACCTGGTTCGAGCTCGTGGCGGACCGTCTCTTCCGCACCCGCCCGCCCGCGGCGTGA
- a CDS encoding SBBP repeat-containing protein: protein MKQLLLSMFGFAGVVGAAGLPSVAEAQVPSPSWVAQLGANLDEQATAVAVSGSSVYVVGQTTSQLGADPKAGGQDAFIARYDTAGNLQWVRQLGTTGADRATAVTTDADGNAYVAGTTFGGFDFYTNAGGMDFFIAKYDAAGNRLWLRQNGTQMDDFATGIVVGADDTLYFTGYTGGSFTNGGNPGNYDIVAALYDTGGNPYWLQQYGTGNSDIARGIAVTPSHEVYIVGNTFGSIDGTTPPVSSDIFLLKLNILGVQQWVRQIDAGELDDAKSVAVGPDGAVYIAGDTFGSLDGNTNNGTIDVLLARYDSAGNRDWSRLFGGAQPDYAFGVAVTSDNVVQVVGYTGGIAGIPYAGASDAFLTRYDALGTQLGTQTLATPRQDIARGVAVDAAGNTYVTGQTAGSLGGNTSAGGNDAFLVRF from the coding sequence ATGAAGCAGCTCCTCTTGAGCATGTTCGGCTTCGCGGGCGTCGTTGGCGCCGCGGGTCTCCCCTCCGTCGCCGAGGCCCAGGTCCCGTCCCCGTCCTGGGTGGCCCAGCTCGGCGCCAACCTGGATGAGCAGGCCACCGCCGTGGCCGTGTCTGGCTCCAGCGTCTACGTGGTGGGTCAGACGACCAGTCAGCTCGGCGCCGACCCGAAGGCCGGCGGTCAGGACGCGTTCATTGCCCGGTATGACACCGCCGGCAACCTCCAGTGGGTCCGCCAGCTCGGCACCACCGGGGCGGACCGCGCCACCGCCGTGACGACCGACGCGGACGGCAACGCATACGTCGCTGGCACCACCTTCGGCGGCTTCGACTTCTACACGAACGCCGGGGGGATGGACTTCTTCATCGCCAAGTACGACGCCGCCGGCAACCGCCTGTGGCTGCGCCAGAACGGCACGCAGATGGATGACTTCGCCACGGGCATCGTCGTCGGCGCGGACGACACCCTCTATTTCACCGGCTACACCGGCGGCAGCTTCACCAACGGCGGTAACCCCGGCAACTACGACATCGTCGCCGCGCTCTACGACACGGGGGGCAACCCGTACTGGCTCCAGCAATACGGCACCGGCAACAGCGACATCGCGCGCGGTATCGCCGTCACGCCGTCGCATGAGGTCTACATCGTCGGGAACACCTTCGGCAGCATCGACGGCACCACCCCGCCGGTGAGCAGCGACATCTTCCTGCTCAAGCTGAACATCCTCGGCGTCCAGCAGTGGGTCCGGCAGATCGACGCGGGCGAGCTCGATGACGCGAAGAGCGTCGCCGTGGGTCCGGACGGCGCCGTCTACATCGCTGGCGATACGTTCGGCAGCCTGGATGGCAACACCAACAACGGCACCATCGACGTGCTGCTCGCCCGCTATGACAGCGCGGGCAACCGCGACTGGAGCCGCCTGTTCGGAGGCGCTCAGCCCGACTACGCGTTTGGCGTCGCCGTCACCTCGGACAATGTCGTGCAGGTGGTCGGCTACACCGGCGGGATCGCCGGCATCCCGTATGCGGGCGCCAGCGATGCCTTCCTCACCCGCTACGACGCGCTCGGCACGCAGCTGGGCACGCAGACCCTGGCCACCCCGCGCCAGGACATCGCTCGCGGCGTGGCCGTGGACGCCGCCGGTAACACCTACGTCACCGGGCAGACGGCTGGCAGCCTCGGCGGCAACACCAGCGCCGGCGGCAACGACGCCTTCCTCGTCCGCTTCTGA
- a CDS encoding NmrA family NAD(P)-binding protein, with protein sequence MRRTTPVLVTAATGRQGGATARALLAGGHTPVRVLVRNPAAANAQALAAAGAEVVVGDLDDPASLRAACAGARAVFSMQSPIASEAGIDFSKELQQGRNLVEAALAEGVDTFVHTATSGVGDHRNVEGWAEGRWKSHEVYWENKLATCDLVRTAGFKHWTLILPSTFMDHPMLDPAGFVDGHRLLTVVRTDTPIPLIAPEDIGKAAAAAINDPSKFHGVTLQLAGDLLTLPQIAEVLSRVDGKEYVAQSATIEEAVAAGLHPGVAQGMTYMNVAPVLARPEIARSYGLSPMSFETWVRQRRVTT encoded by the coding sequence ATGCGTCGCACCACTCCCGTTCTCGTCACGGCTGCCACAGGGCGGCAGGGGGGCGCCACCGCCCGGGCACTGTTGGCTGGCGGCCACACGCCGGTCCGCGTGCTGGTGCGCAATCCAGCGGCGGCGAACGCCCAGGCGCTCGCGGCGGCTGGCGCCGAGGTGGTCGTCGGAGACCTCGACGACCCGGCGTCGTTGCGCGCCGCCTGCGCCGGGGCTCGGGCGGTCTTCTCCATGCAGTCACCGATTGCCTCCGAGGCCGGCATCGACTTCAGCAAGGAGCTCCAGCAAGGGAGGAACCTCGTCGAGGCCGCGCTGGCCGAGGGCGTCGACACGTTCGTGCACACGGCGACGTCCGGCGTCGGCGACCACCGCAACGTCGAGGGCTGGGCGGAGGGGCGCTGGAAGTCTCACGAAGTGTACTGGGAGAACAAGCTCGCCACCTGCGACCTCGTACGCACGGCGGGCTTCAAGCACTGGACCCTCATCCTGCCCTCCACCTTCATGGATCACCCGATGCTGGATCCCGCCGGATTCGTCGACGGGCACCGATTGCTCACGGTGGTCAGGACCGACACGCCCATTCCGCTGATCGCCCCAGAGGACATCGGCAAGGCGGCCGCGGCGGCAATCAACGATCCCTCGAAGTTCCATGGAGTGACGCTGCAGCTCGCGGGTGACCTCCTCACGCTTCCCCAAATCGCCGAGGTCCTCTCGCGTGTCGACGGCAAGGAGTACGTCGCCCAGTCCGCCACGATTGAAGAGGCGGTCGCGGCCGGCCTGCATCCCGGCGTAGCGCAAGGCATGACATACATGAACGTCGCCCCGGTCCTGGCGCGGCCCGAAATCGCGCGTTCCTACGGCCTGTCGCCCATGAGCTTCGAGACCTGGGTGCGCCAGCGTCGCGTGACGACCTGA
- a CDS encoding TetR/AcrR family transcriptional regulator, whose protein sequence is MEQGKPLRADGRRNRERIVEVAAELVARDGAQVSLEEIARRAGVGSATLHRHFPSRQSLLEVIFRDGVAQLCARAAAQPGKDPAGELASWLEEVTVYTATHRGLAAALLAGPEGLSAEDICCTDMLLDVMNALVVRASSAGALHSGATPEDLMMLANAIAVANENDPHSARRVLRLALNGIRPSGTS, encoded by the coding sequence GTGGAGCAAGGGAAGCCGTTGCGAGCGGATGGACGACGCAACCGGGAGCGGATTGTCGAGGTCGCCGCGGAGCTGGTCGCCCGGGATGGCGCGCAGGTATCGCTGGAGGAGATTGCACGGCGGGCGGGGGTCGGCTCGGCGACGCTGCACCGGCACTTCCCGTCGCGGCAGTCACTGCTGGAAGTGATCTTTCGCGATGGCGTCGCGCAGCTGTGCGCGCGGGCGGCCGCGCAGCCGGGCAAGGATCCCGCCGGTGAGTTGGCGTCGTGGCTCGAGGAGGTGACGGTCTACACCGCGACCCACCGAGGGCTTGCCGCCGCGCTGCTGGCCGGCCCGGAGGGCCTCTCCGCCGAGGACATCTGCTGCACCGACATGCTGCTCGACGTGATGAACGCCCTGGTCGTCAGGGCGTCTTCGGCGGGCGCGCTTCACTCCGGTGCCACACCGGAGGACCTGATGATGCTGGCGAACGCGATTGCAGTCGCCAACGAAAACGACCCGCACTCCGCGCGCCGGGTGCTCCGCCTGGCGCTCAATGGCATACGGCCCTCGGGGACCTCATGA
- a CDS encoding PQQ-dependent sugar dehydrogenase, whose product MSLEQDFIVKADEPVRPGEAAMPGANVRAESPLPLFVVCAVFALLVGCSMESPPELGVARAGAVVQDANFADSVFVSGLQGPTTMTFAPDGRLFISEKNGSLRVAVNGQLLATPFMTLTVDTDNERGLMGVAFDPNFDSNHYLYVYYTSVAGSIHNRVSRFTANGNVVVPGSELVLADFPTLDAANHNGGAVRFGLDGKLYVSVGENAVSSNSQSLNTPLGKLLRFNPDGSIPTDNPFYATATGLAKATWAMGLRNPFTFDVQPGTGVLFINDVGEGGWEEINRGQAGANYGWPMTEGYFTNRPELTQPFFAYPHGAGTAAGNCIAGGAFYNPPVTAFPSAYVGQYFFADYTNNWIARIDPNTGVRSLFATAAAGPVDLDVGPDGALYYLARGAGQVGRIAYTASLPPTIAQQPASTLVSVGNPATFTVSASGEPPLTYRWQRNGVDIAGATSPGYELSAAQLADSGARFRVVVTNGLGSTTSTEAVLTVTTNKPPVATIVTPAAGATYTAATNLTFSGSASDQEDGTLPPSAMTWNITFHHDTHTHPAMADTTGIASGSWPIPSVGESSANVWYRVRLTVRDSIGLTHTTYRDVHPVTVPLTVTSVPSGLQVLMDGRPVAAPHDTTGVVGVVRSVGVESPQYANGRFWAFSSWSDGGAQSHTFITPGSAATYTALFTETSGGSCYQIQSERTDKWLTVNTAGKVVAGSTTQAGGQVFQLVPNGTRYKLKGSGDAFLTVVANQLTMGADFTSGESFTRIACGYGGRTRVGFQSSTGSAPHWKETAAGEPIQSGDGGNGGACNPADGGAWEAFYLEPVACPGDSTGPVCGNGTVESGEQCDDGNTQPGDGCDATCQTEASGSAGCFRIQSERTDKWLTVDGANKVAALGTTQSDGEVFELVTHGAKYKLRGTNGAYLAVVADQLTVNASPSTAESFTRYDCGVHGGRNRYGFESSTGTARNWKEVTPGAPIQSGNGGNAGICNPADTGAWEAFYLEPVTCPVRG is encoded by the coding sequence ATGTCACTCGAACAGGATTTCATCGTAAAAGCGGATGAACCTGTTCGACCGGGAGAAGCAGCGATGCCAGGAGCGAATGTACGAGCGGAGTCTCCCCTGCCACTCTTTGTCGTGTGCGCGGTCTTCGCCCTCCTTGTGGGCTGCTCGATGGAGTCGCCCCCGGAGCTGGGGGTCGCGCGAGCGGGCGCCGTCGTTCAAGACGCCAACTTCGCGGACTCGGTCTTTGTCAGTGGCCTCCAGGGCCCCACCACCATGACCTTCGCGCCCGACGGGCGCCTGTTCATCTCGGAGAAGAACGGCTCGCTGCGTGTCGCCGTGAACGGCCAGCTTCTGGCAACCCCGTTCATGACGCTCACCGTGGACACCGACAACGAGCGTGGGCTGATGGGCGTCGCGTTCGATCCCAACTTCGACAGCAACCACTATCTCTACGTCTATTACACGTCGGTCGCCGGCAGCATCCACAACCGGGTCAGCCGCTTCACCGCCAACGGCAACGTGGTGGTTCCCGGCAGCGAGCTGGTGCTCGCCGACTTTCCGACGCTCGACGCCGCCAACCACAACGGCGGCGCGGTTCGCTTCGGACTCGACGGCAAGCTCTATGTCTCGGTCGGAGAGAACGCGGTCTCCTCCAACTCGCAGAGCCTGAACACGCCGCTCGGCAAGCTGCTGCGCTTCAACCCGGACGGCAGCATCCCCACGGACAACCCCTTCTATGCGACCGCCACCGGGCTCGCGAAGGCGACCTGGGCGATGGGGCTGCGCAACCCCTTCACCTTCGACGTTCAACCCGGCACGGGAGTCCTGTTCATCAACGACGTGGGCGAAGGCGGCTGGGAGGAGATCAACCGCGGCCAGGCCGGCGCCAACTACGGCTGGCCGATGACGGAGGGCTATTTCACGAACCGCCCGGAGCTCACGCAGCCGTTCTTCGCGTACCCGCACGGCGCTGGCACGGCCGCCGGCAACTGCATCGCGGGCGGTGCCTTCTACAATCCGCCGGTCACGGCGTTTCCCAGCGCGTACGTCGGCCAGTACTTCTTCGCGGACTACACCAACAATTGGATCGCGCGCATCGACCCGAACACCGGTGTGCGTTCGCTGTTCGCGACGGCCGCCGCGGGGCCCGTGGACCTCGATGTCGGGCCCGATGGCGCGCTCTACTACCTGGCGCGCGGCGCGGGCCAGGTGGGTCGCATCGCCTACACGGCTTCACTGCCGCCCACCATCGCGCAGCAACCGGCCAGCACGTTGGTGTCCGTCGGCAATCCGGCGACCTTCACGGTGTCGGCGAGTGGCGAGCCGCCGCTCACCTACCGGTGGCAGCGGAACGGCGTGGACATCGCCGGCGCGACCTCGCCGGGCTACGAGCTGAGCGCCGCGCAGCTCGCCGACAGCGGCGCGCGCTTCCGCGTGGTCGTGACCAACGGGCTGGGCTCGACCACCAGCACCGAGGCCGTGCTGACGGTGACGACCAACAAGCCCCCCGTGGCCACGATCGTGACTCCGGCCGCGGGCGCGACCTACACCGCGGCCACGAACCTGACGTTCTCCGGCTCGGCCAGCGACCAGGAGGATGGCACGCTGCCGCCGAGCGCGATGACCTGGAACATCACCTTCCACCACGACACCCACACGCACCCGGCCATGGCCGACACCACCGGCATCGCGAGCGGGAGCTGGCCCATCCCGAGCGTCGGCGAGAGCTCGGCCAACGTCTGGTATCGCGTGCGGCTCACGGTGCGCGACTCGATTGGCCTCACCCATACGACCTATCGCGACGTCCACCCCGTCACGGTCCCGCTCACGGTGACCAGCGTGCCGAGCGGACTGCAGGTCCTGATGGACGGGCGACCGGTCGCGGCGCCACACGACACGACCGGCGTGGTCGGTGTCGTCCGCTCCGTGGGCGTCGAGTCGCCGCAGTATGCGAACGGAAGGTTCTGGGCGTTCTCGTCGTGGTCGGACGGCGGCGCGCAATCACACACCTTCATCACGCCTGGCAGCGCGGCCACCTACACCGCCCTGTTCACCGAGACCTCGGGCGGAAGCTGCTATCAGATTCAAAGCGAGCGCACCGACAAGTGGCTCACCGTCAACACCGCGGGCAAGGTCGTCGCCGGCAGCACGACGCAAGCAGGGGGACAGGTCTTCCAGCTCGTTCCGAATGGCACCCGGTACAAGCTCAAGGGCTCGGGCGACGCGTTCCTGACGGTGGTGGCGAACCAGCTCACGATGGGCGCCGATTTCACCAGTGGGGAGTCGTTCACCCGGATTGCCTGTGGTTACGGCGGGCGCACTCGCGTCGGATTCCAGTCCTCCACGGGCAGCGCGCCCCATTGGAAGGAGACCGCGGCGGGCGAGCCGATCCAGAGCGGTGACGGCGGCAATGGCGGCGCCTGCAATCCGGCCGATGGCGGTGCCTGGGAGGCCTTCTATCTCGAACCGGTGGCCTGCCCGGGCGACAGCACCGGCCCCGTGTGCGGCAACGGCACTGTCGAGAGCGGCGAGCAATGTGACGATGGCAACACCCAGCCGGGCGATGGTTGCGATGCGACATGCCAGACGGAGGCCAGCGGCAGCGCGGGCTGCTTCCGCATCCAGAGCGAGCGCACCGACAAGTGGCTCACTGTCGATGGCGCGAACAAGGTGGCCGCGCTCGGCACGACGCAGAGCGATGGTGAGGTCTTCGAGCTCGTCACCCACGGCGCGAAATACAAGCTCAGGGGAACGAACGGCGCGTACCTGGCGGTGGTCGCGGATCAGCTCACCGTGAATGCCTCACCCAGCACGGCGGAGTCGTTCACCCGCTACGATTGCGGTGTCCATGGCGGCCGCAATCGCTACGGCTTCGAGTCGTCGACAGGCACCGCGCGCAACTGGAAGGAGGTCACCCCCGGCGCTCCCATCCAGAGCGGCAATGGCGGCAACGCGGGCATCTGCAACCCCGCCGACACCGGCGCGTGGGAGGCCTTCTACCTCGAGCCCGTGACCTGCCCGGTCAGGGGATGA
- a CDS encoding alpha/beta fold hydrolase, which yields MRALLAALSLFAVACTSHLSSRGTSPMTAPTTPTKTGYAHVNGLHLYYEVRGPLADGATPLVLLHGGLHNTLLDAPVATRLAQGRQVISVDLQGHGRTADVDRPLRYEQLADDLAAVLDELRVPRADVLGYSLGGGVGLRFAIQHPSRVRKLVVVGSPFSSTAWYPEVAAAFQHLTGAIADMMKPAPVYQTYAAIAPDPASFARLLDKTGELQRSTYDWSEEVSKLSMPVLLVFADADSMPPSYIARFYELLGGGQRDGGLDGSGHSKSSLAILPGRTHYDLFESPAMIAAVEPFLGS from the coding sequence GTGAGAGCGTTGCTTGCCGCCCTGTCCCTCTTCGCTGTCGCCTGTACCTCCCACCTCTCCTCCCGAGGCACCTCCCCCATGACCGCCCCCACGACCCCGACGAAGACTGGCTACGCCCACGTGAACGGCCTGCACCTCTATTACGAAGTGCGCGGCCCCCTCGCTGACGGAGCAACGCCGCTCGTGCTGCTGCACGGCGGGCTCCACAACACCCTGCTGGACGCGCCGGTCGCGACACGCCTCGCCCAGGGGCGCCAGGTCATCTCGGTCGACCTCCAGGGCCATGGCAGGACCGCCGATGTCGACCGGCCGCTGCGCTACGAGCAGCTGGCGGACGACCTCGCGGCCGTGCTCGACGAGTTGCGCGTGCCCCGGGCGGACGTGCTGGGCTATTCGCTCGGCGGTGGCGTCGGTCTGCGCTTCGCCATTCAGCATCCGTCACGCGTGCGCAAGCTCGTCGTGGTGGGCTCGCCGTTCAGCAGTACCGCCTGGTACCCGGAGGTGGCCGCGGCGTTCCAGCACCTGACCGGCGCCATCGCCGACATGATGAAGCCCGCGCCGGTGTACCAGACCTACGCGGCAATCGCGCCCGACCCCGCGAGCTTCGCGCGTCTCCTCGACAAGACCGGTGAGCTTCAGCGCAGCACCTACGACTGGTCCGAGGAGGTGTCGAAGCTCTCGATGCCCGTCCTCCTCGTGTTCGCCGACGCGGACAGCATGCCGCCCTCGTACATCGCGCGATTCTACGAGCTGCTCGGCGGAGGTCAGCGCGACGGCGGCCTCGATGGCAGCGGTCACTCCAAGTCGAGCCTCGCCATCCTGCCCGGCCGCACGCACTACGACCTGTTCGAGTCCCCGGCGATGATCGCAGCCGTTGAACCCTTCCTCGGGTCCTGA
- a CDS encoding RNA polymerase subunit sigma-70, whose amino-acid sequence MLEPTAFPPPMTAFDALLRPHRRAVHLHCYRMVGSFAEADDLVQETLLRAWNSRDAFDASSGETGMRRWLYRIATNACLDHLRTSSRQATSAHSFAEIPWLQPYPDVLLEEEAVARESIALGYLALIQRLPPRQRAAFVLCEVLDWSAAETASLLETSVAAVNSSLQRARATLSRHETPAHGGPVTADERALLAAFISAHQGGDCKASIALLTRDVRVTMPPLPMCIEGVDQVLPLMERANTMGEWRLVPAWANRMPAAVSYLRRPGDQELRAFKIDVLHVRDGRIHEITTFQPSQLAAFGLPEVLA is encoded by the coding sequence ATGTTAGAGCCCACTGCCTTCCCTCCCCCGATGACGGCCTTCGACGCGCTCCTGCGGCCGCACCGCCGTGCGGTGCATCTCCACTGCTACCGAATGGTCGGCTCGTTCGCCGAGGCCGACGACCTCGTCCAGGAAACACTGTTGCGCGCGTGGAACTCGCGCGACGCGTTCGACGCGAGCAGCGGTGAGACCGGAATGCGGCGCTGGCTGTACCGCATCGCCACGAACGCCTGCCTCGACCACCTGCGGACCTCCTCGCGGCAGGCGACCTCCGCGCACTCGTTCGCGGAGATTCCCTGGCTGCAGCCCTACCCGGACGTCCTCCTCGAGGAGGAGGCCGTCGCGCGCGAGTCCATTGCCCTGGGCTACCTGGCCCTCATCCAGCGGCTGCCCCCGCGGCAGCGGGCCGCCTTCGTGCTGTGCGAAGTCCTCGACTGGTCGGCGGCCGAAACGGCCTCGCTGCTGGAGACCTCGGTCGCGGCGGTCAACAGCAGCCTCCAGCGTGCACGCGCCACGCTCTCGCGTCACGAGACACCCGCGCACGGCGGCCCGGTGACGGCCGACGAGCGCGCGCTGCTGGCGGCGTTCATTTCGGCGCACCAGGGCGGAGACTGCAAGGCGTCCATCGCGTTGCTCACACGCGACGTGCGAGTGACCATGCCGCCGCTGCCCATGTGCATCGAAGGCGTGGATCAGGTCCTCCCGCTCATGGAGCGGGCGAACACCATGGGCGAGTGGCGGTTGGTGCCGGCGTGGGCCAATCGCATGCCCGCGGCCGTGAGCTATCTGCGGCGGCCGGGCGACCAGGAGTTGCGCGCCTTCAAGATCGACGTGCTGCACGTGCGCGACGGCCGCATCCACGAGATCACCACGTTCCAGCCCTCGCAGCTCGCGGCCTTCGGCTTGCCGGAGGTGCTCGCGTGA
- a CDS encoding GFA family protein: MHRGSCLCGAVRFTVEGELPGPDACHCGKCRKHSGHYFVSTDVPRSAVRIEGEDKVRWFQSSEKARRGFCSVCGSSLFWDPLQRDWIGIAMGAFDTPTHTRIALHIYMADKGDYYDVADGVPRFDTLPPKPQ, encoded by the coding sequence ATGCATCGGGGTTCCTGCTTGTGCGGTGCGGTCCGCTTCACCGTGGAGGGCGAGTTGCCAGGTCCCGACGCCTGCCACTGCGGCAAGTGTCGAAAGCACTCGGGCCACTACTTTGTCTCGACGGACGTGCCGCGCTCAGCGGTCAGGATCGAGGGAGAAGACAAGGTCCGCTGGTTCCAGTCGTCCGAGAAGGCGCGTCGCGGCTTTTGCTCCGTCTGCGGTTCATCGCTGTTCTGGGATCCGCTCCAACGCGATTGGATTGGAATCGCGATGGGCGCCTTCGACACGCCGACCCACACCCGCATCGCGCTCCACATCTACATGGCCGACAAGGGCGACTATTACGACGTCGCGGACGGGGTGCCGCGGTTCGACACGCTCCCACCCAAGCCGCAGTGA